From the genome of Deltaproteobacteria bacterium:
CGGCGACGTGGACATCGACGCGATCGCGGGCCCGTCGGAGGTGCTGATCGTCGCCGACGACGCGGCCGAGCCGCGTTGGGTTGCCGCGGACTTGCTCGCGCAAGCCGAACACGACGCCGACGCCAGGCCGGTGCTCGTCACACCGTCGGACGAGCTCATCGACGCGGTCGACCGCGAGCTGGCCCGCCAGCTCGTATCGCTGCCGCGCGCCGACGTCGCGCGCGCGGCGCTCGAGCGCCACGGCGTCGCCGTGCGCGTGCCGACGGTCGACGCCGCTCTGGCCATCGCCGAGCGCTACGCTCCAGAGCACCTCGAACTCCAGGTTCACGGGGCCGCCGACCTGGCCGAGCGCGTTCGCTGCGCCGGCGCGGTGTTCGTCGGGCCGTTCACGCCGGAGGCCGCCGGCGACTACCTGGCGGGGCCGAACCACGTGCTGCCGACCGCCGGCACCGCCCGGTTTTCGTCTCCGCTGGGCGTGTACGACTTCCGCCGGCGCATGTCGGTACTGCGCTACACGTACAAGGGCCTCATCGGCCAGGTGTCCGACATCTCGCGGTTGGCGCGGGTCGAAGGATTGCACGCCCACGCGCGCTCGGCGGCGATGCGGCTCGCGCCCGACGTGGACGACGACGATGGAGACGACGTCGATGACTGAGCCGTGGCGTGCGCGCATCAGCGAACCGTTGCGCGGCGTCGCCGCGTACACCGTGCCGCGCCCCGCAGCCGCCGGCGTCCGCGCCAAGCTCGACGCGAACGAGTCGCCGTATCCGCTGCCTGCCGACGTCGCCGCCGACATCGCCGCCGCCATCGCGCGGGCCGATCTGCACCGGTATCCCGACCCGGCGTGCAGCGAGCTGCGCGCGGTCGTCGCCGCCGACATCGGCGTGCCGGAAGGCCGCCTCGTGTTCGGCCACGGTTCGAACGAATTGATCCTGCACCTGTGCCTCGCATTCGGCGCACCGCCGGCCGGTTCGCCGCGGCCGCGCGTGCTGTATCCGGTGCCGTCGTTCGTCTACTACCGGAGCGCGGCCCTCGCCGCGGGCGCCGAGCCGATCGAGGTGCCGCTCGGC
Proteins encoded in this window:
- the hisD gene encoding histidinol dehydrogenase, which codes for MLLQRIDGTDAAAVASLCDRRPSAERDVDARVAAIVDDVRVRGDAAVRQHTEAFDGRPPGPTGSYEISRDRCEQALADLPGDIRRALERARDRIAAFHERQVERGYAIDDEGVRLELRVMPLARVGIYVPGGTAAYPSSVLMNGVPARVAGVGEIVMVTPGPTDEVLAAAALVPVDRVFEIGGAQAVAALAYGTESIPRVDKIVGPGNRYVAAAKRRVYGDVDIDAIAGPSEVLIVADDAAEPRWVAADLLAQAEHDADARPVLVTPSDELIDAVDRELARQLVSLPRADVARAALERHGVAVRVPTVDAALAIAERYAPEHLELQVHGAADLAERVRCAGAVFVGPFTPEAAGDYLAGPNHVLPTAGTARFSSPLGVYDFRRRMSVLRYTYKGLIGQVSDISRLARVEGLHAHARSAAMRLAPDVDDDDGDDVDD